A region of Panicum virgatum strain AP13 chromosome 8N, P.virgatum_v5, whole genome shotgun sequence DNA encodes the following proteins:
- the LOC120686359 gene encoding 23 kDa jasmonate-induced protein-like: protein MNPFGLPITEETLKAMARYADRDITQVDCAREAMRLIHAEDKNLSALQHALDLKSSYGDGVSTMVLVYNATGNTVELVDEQKMDWSGYVYHEQPPTTFQNGQWVAFLHVHPKGQSIGCEAARVFRSQNVNGDVRDFMVAWSLPWSATPNSAYAEIREKDHFPPYWGYIKGLLEEAGRMSGDEDEYMESTASVGGYTTSEFVVVLKHKFAPLPDEN from the exons CCCGATCACTGAGGAGACACTGAAGGCCATGGCGCGTTATGCGGACCGGGACATCACGCAGGTGGACTGCGCGCGGGAAGCCATGCGGCTGATCCATGCCGAGGACAAGAACCTGAGCGCGCTGCAGCACGCGCTGGACCTCAAGAGCTCCTACGGGGACGGTGTGTCCACCATGGTTCTTGTCTACAACGCCACTGGCAACACAGTGGAGCTCGTTGATGAGCAGAAGATGGACTGGTCGGGGTACGTCTACCACGAGCAGCCTCCAACCACCTTCCAGAATGGGCAGTGGGTGGCGTTCCTCCATGTCCACCCAAAAGGTCAGTCCATCGGATGCGAGGCTGCTCGCGTCTTCCGCTCCCAGAACGTCAATGGGGATGTCAGGGACTTCATGGTCGCCTGGTCTCTCCCGTGGAGTGCCACACCGAACTCT GCTTACGCTGAGATCCGTGAGAAAGATCACTTCCCACCATATTGGGGTTACATCAAAGGGCTACTGGAAGAGGCAGGAAGAATGTCGGGGGATGAAGACGAGTACATGGAATCAACTGCCAGTGTTGGCGGCTACACAACCTCTGAATTCGTCGTTGTTCTGAAGCACAAGTTTGCCCCCCTGCCAGACGAGAACTGA
- the LOC120684707 gene encoding uncharacterized protein LOC120684707 yields MRPLGSPAQAKCLPAHGQPSETPDPSGQGTHRWVSALNIIFAKSLEDMGFDMTKLVPSDQAFYGIIPGASSTPVGKVTLPVTFGTRDNYRTESIIFEVAPFETSYHNILGRPTLAKFMAIPNNTYLPLKMPAPNGVLSIRGDI; encoded by the coding sequence ATGCGGCCACTGGGTTCACCTGCCCAGGCCAAGTGCTTACCTGCTCATGGTCAACCCAGTGAAACGCCAGATCCGTCTGGCCAGGGTACACATCGATGGGTCAGTGCCCTCAATATCATCTTCGCCAAGTCTCTGGAGGACATGGGCTTCGACATGACCAAGCTGGTTCCTTCAGACCAGGCCTTCTACGGTATCATCCCGGGTGCGAGCTCAACTCCGGTTGGCAAGGTCACCCTCCCCGTCACCTTCGGCACTCGGGACAACTACCGCACGGAGTCCATCATCTTCGAGGTGGCCCCGTTCGAGACTTCCTACCACAATATACTGGGGAGACCAACTcttgccaagttcatggcgatccccaacaACACATATCTTCCTTTGAAGATGCCGGCTCCAAACGGAGTCCTTTCCATCCGCGGCGACATCTAG